From a single Collibacillus ludicampi genomic region:
- a CDS encoding polyprenyl synthetase family protein, whose amino-acid sequence MNTMHLQQPTDSYQRKLIAVRQDLKEILQESILSLDLLMDDFLHLNEETFPLLLLLSSDISKASSKTEIRAATIIEILLMATRVHRKISDPSPTLQQTDPLRKDQMIILTGDYLYAKALSLAAQESVLLVKGISEMIQSLVIAGVVLQNQSDQEEADDHHNLVNTYYHAANLSSICCRLGAQIGSASPELIRSLSSYGFSFGMATQIKMHIASRQGQAVSKSSMADRSVRIVTYSSSLIKQYIHKAKRYLTAVPPCQARDRLAYMADHLLAGTE is encoded by the coding sequence ATGAATACAATGCATCTGCAACAACCAACAGATAGCTATCAAAGGAAGCTCATCGCTGTACGTCAGGATTTAAAGGAGATCTTACAGGAAAGTATCCTTTCGCTCGATTTGCTCATGGATGATTTCTTGCATTTGAATGAAGAAACGTTCCCATTGCTGCTTCTGCTTTCGAGCGATATCAGCAAAGCTTCCTCCAAGACCGAGATTCGTGCGGCAACGATTATTGAAATCTTGCTCATGGCTACACGCGTACACCGAAAGATCAGTGATCCGTCACCCACTCTGCAGCAGACCGATCCATTGCGAAAAGATCAAATGATCATTTTAACCGGGGATTACTTATATGCAAAAGCATTATCCTTAGCCGCACAGGAATCCGTTTTGCTTGTAAAAGGGATATCGGAGATGATTCAGAGTCTCGTCATCGCCGGGGTCGTTTTACAAAACCAATCCGACCAAGAAGAAGCCGACGATCATCATAACTTGGTGAACACCTATTACCATGCGGCGAATTTGTCATCGATCTGTTGCCGCTTGGGAGCACAGATCGGAAGCGCCTCTCCCGAACTTATTCGTTCGCTCTCTTCTTACGGATTCTCGTTCGGAATGGCCACTCAAATCAAAATGCATATCGCCTCGCGTCAAGGACAAGCCGTCTCCAAGTCGAGCATGGCCGATCGATCCGTCCGTATCGTTACATATTCCAGCTCTCTTATTAAACAGTATATACATAAAGCGAAACGATACCTGACCGCAGTTCCCCCATGCCAAGCAAGAGATCGACTCGCCTATATGGCCGATCACTTGCTTGCTGGCACCGAATAG
- a CDS encoding YaaC family protein has translation MHKVNRIRTEEPYRKLWDMFVFFENEQTASRFLRDKYEQMGLPEAKRYSYLATPKFMYSIKQAREYYKAAACCDIVTKPLLLYYGMMSLARALITTRDPEYPSTTSVLKHGLSTRKLKRSDYQFATDEIRIQKDGLFVVLHQTLDGPPLESGQRFRIQDLLSVLPELIHCYEQVYGPPSVCEVDIQPCEGGFRWKLPRSIVQASGKTRAEFLALLNRYSEKEDSFTYPDPLDEQGWLCLHQKSVCLEHPLILDDISGNFHFRLPHESELIIPEISLHFMLMFVLGMLCRYETERWGELVLAFMSQDMYIINEFLNVSMRKFPNLILNHLFEEKFLFYTP, from the coding sequence ATGCACAAGGTGAATCGTATCCGTACGGAAGAGCCTTACCGCAAATTGTGGGATATGTTCGTGTTCTTTGAGAATGAACAAACAGCAAGCCGCTTCCTCCGTGACAAATATGAGCAAATGGGTCTTCCAGAAGCCAAACGTTACAGTTATTTGGCGACCCCAAAATTTATGTATTCGATCAAACAAGCTCGCGAATATTACAAAGCAGCCGCTTGTTGTGATATCGTAACCAAACCGCTACTCCTGTATTACGGTATGATGAGCTTGGCACGAGCATTGATTACTACACGCGATCCCGAATATCCTTCTACCACATCCGTTTTAAAACACGGTTTATCCACCCGGAAACTCAAGCGTTCCGACTATCAGTTCGCTACCGACGAAATACGCATACAAAAAGACGGTCTTTTCGTTGTCTTGCATCAGACGCTCGATGGTCCGCCGTTGGAAAGCGGACAACGGTTTCGGATACAAGATTTGTTATCGGTTCTCCCGGAGCTCATCCATTGTTATGAACAAGTATATGGCCCGCCTTCTGTTTGTGAAGTGGATATTCAACCGTGCGAAGGAGGGTTTCGTTGGAAACTTCCGCGCTCGATCGTGCAGGCGAGCGGAAAGACGCGTGCAGAATTCCTCGCATTGCTCAACCGTTATAGCGAAAAAGAAGATTCCTTCACATACCCGGATCCATTGGATGAACAAGGGTGGTTGTGTCTTCACCAGAAAAGCGTTTGCCTTGAGCATCCGCTGATTCTCGATGATATCTCCGGCAATTTCCATTTTCGCCTTCCACATGAAAGTGAACTCATCATCCCTGAAATCAGCCTGCATTTCATGTTGATGTTTGTGCTGGGGATGCTCTGCCGCTATGAAACGGAACGGTGGGGGGAACTCGTATTAGCCTTTATGTCACAAGATATGTATATCATCAATGAATTCTTGAATGTGTCGATGCGCAAATTTCCGAATCTGATTCTCAACCATCTTTTCGAAGAAAAATTTTTGTTTTATACACCGTAG